In [Chlorobium] sp. 445, the following proteins share a genomic window:
- a CDS encoding cation acetate symporter produces MFTLYTAGFAGLVVILGILEASNVLQLQSISWIFMGFSVLVYALIGFVTRTSDPSEYYVAGRGVNSIYNGMATGSDWMSAASFISMAGLLFALGHAGLAYIVGWTGGYVLLALLLAPYLRKFGQYTIPDFLGARYDGNVARTIGIICAIIVSFTYLTAQLTGVGLIVSRFIGLPQDIGIYVGLLGVLVCSFLGGMRAVTWTQVAQYIVLITAYLIPVVVLSTAIFKVPLPQLTYGQVLQSITVMENQIAGRDTPNLQNIPEERLNKRIDPEKEKETRALWANDVKMLTARLSNPDSALQAMRASIDQRLAALAPEAVEAKKAALEKEKADINAMLNAAAPTQVLDEAKRAELTARLSTLDKELAALAPEAVANAKEKAEKEKAALPKDVEDAKAKWTAALNTAKAQSAPPKPYLAIPEGIGMVNFLGLIFCLMIGTAGLPHILTRYYTTPSVKQARASVGWSLFFIFLLYFTAPAYAAFAKYEVFINLVGTPISELPGWIARWKIVGLFDVVDKNGDGIVQFADFVIKSTDFVVLATPEIANLPGTVTGLVMAGGLAAALSTADGLLLTISNAISHDLYYKIINPQASVSARVWISKILLVVIALGAATFAAFVKLPVIANTVAWAFSYAASSIFPALVLGIWWRRTTAAGAVAGMIVGLVISIYYSFAHFNGAANWFGIDNRSAGLFGVPAAFIVMIVVSLLTPEPDKKLQEFVYSVRFPKGAMKGKEVEALGSTS; encoded by the coding sequence ATCTTCACGCTCTACACGGCGGGTTTTGCGGGTTTGGTTGTCATATTAGGTATTTTGGAAGCCTCCAATGTGTTGCAATTGCAAAGCATCAGCTGGATTTTCATGGGTTTTTCGGTTCTGGTGTATGCCTTAATTGGTTTTGTGACGCGCACAAGCGACCCCTCGGAGTATTATGTGGCGGGTCGTGGTGTGAATAGTATCTACAACGGCATGGCAACAGGTTCAGACTGGATGAGTGCTGCATCGTTCATTTCCATGGCGGGTCTGCTCTTTGCGTTAGGGCATGCAGGACTTGCTTACATTGTGGGTTGGACAGGGGGCTATGTATTGCTGGCGCTTCTGCTGGCGCCTTACCTACGCAAGTTTGGTCAATACACGATTCCTGACTTTTTGGGAGCGCGCTACGATGGAAATGTGGCGCGCACAATTGGCATCATCTGTGCTATCATCGTCTCCTTCACCTACCTGACGGCACAACTGACGGGGGTGGGTTTGATTGTCAGTCGCTTTATTGGATTGCCACAGGATATTGGAATCTATGTTGGATTATTGGGTGTGCTGGTTTGTTCGTTCTTGGGTGGCATGAGAGCGGTAACATGGACGCAAGTGGCGCAGTACATCGTGCTCATCACAGCTTATCTCATTCCGGTGGTAGTACTCTCCACAGCGATTTTCAAAGTACCTCTACCGCAACTGACCTACGGTCAAGTCTTGCAGAGCATTACTGTAATGGAGAATCAGATTGCGGGCAGAGACACCCCCAATTTGCAGAACATTCCTGAGGAGCGGCTCAACAAGCGCATTGATCCCGAAAAAGAAAAAGAAACGCGAGCCTTGTGGGCAAATGATGTCAAGATGCTGACGGCGCGTCTATCCAATCCAGACTCTGCACTGCAAGCGATGCGTGCAAGTATTGACCAGCGTCTGGCGGCACTTGCACCTGAGGCAGTTGAGGCAAAGAAGGCGGCACTTGAAAAAGAGAAAGCGGATATCAATGCGATGCTCAATGCGGCAGCGCCCACACAGGTGCTTGATGAAGCCAAGCGTGCTGAACTGACGGCGCGACTTTCCACGCTGGATAAAGAGCTTGCAGCACTTGCACCTGAAGCGGTTGCTAATGCCAAAGAGAAAGCGGAAAAAGAAAAGGCGGCATTGCCCAAAGATGTTGAAGATGCCAAGGCGAAATGGACGGCGGCACTGAACACTGCAAAAGCGCAATCTGCACCGCCCAAGCCTTACCTTGCCATTCCTGAAGGCATCGGTATGGTCAATTTCTTAGGGCTCATTTTCTGCTTGATGATTGGGACAGCGGGATTGCCCCACATTCTTACGCGTTACTACACGACCCCCAGTGTCAAGCAAGCACGCGCGTCAGTAGGCTGGTCGCTCTTTTTCATTTTCTTGCTCTATTTTACGGCGCCTGCCTATGCCGCGTTTGCCAAGTATGAGGTTTTCATCAATCTTGTTGGCACGCCAATTAGTGAATTGCCAGGCTGGATTGCACGCTGGAAAATTGTTGGGTTGTTTGATGTGGTAGATAAGAATGGGGATGGCATTGTGCAATTTGCAGACTTTGTTATCAAATCCACAGACTTTGTGGTGTTGGCGACGCCTGAGATTGCAAATTTGCCAGGCACGGTTACGGGTCTTGTGATGGCTGGTGGTTTAGCGGCCGCGCTGTCTACGGCAGATGGACTTTTGCTGACAATTTCCAATGCGATTTCACATGATTTGTATTACAAGATTATCAATCCGCAAGCCTCGGTGAGTGCACGCGTGTGGATATCAAAGATTTTGTTGGTAGTGATTGCGTTAGGGGCGGCCACGTTTGCAGCGTTTGTGAAGTTGCCTGTCATTGCAAACACGGTGGCGTGGGCGTTTAGTTATGCGGCGTCGTCGATTTTCCCAGCGTTAGTGCTTGGCATTTGGTGGCGTCGGACCACGGCAGCTGGGGCAGTAGCGGGGATGATTGTGGGGTTGGTCATCTCAATCTACTATTCGTTTGCGCACTTCAATGGGGCAGCAAATTGGTTTGGGATTGACAACCGCAGTGCAGGCCTCTTCGGTGTGCCAGCCGCATTCATCGTCATGATTGTGGTATCGCTGCTTACCCCTGAACCTGATAAGAAACTTCAGGAATTTGTCTACAGTGTTCGCTTCCCCAAAGGTGCAATGAAAGGCAAAGAAGTCGAAGCCCTCGGCTCCACATCTTGA
- a CDS encoding response regulator produces the protein MPHSLLIVDDEPNIVQSLSLLFDDHKVYTAHSGFEALEFFKRGEPIDIIISDQRMPGMLGVELLREVCRISPNTVRILLTGYSDLDAIIESVNAGEIFRYINKPWQSNKLKETVALAGEYAERLKRTPRPAPKTASTSAGLLSTLGVNLPPTAVKENLLFVDPRPANLQAYQQVLGDKYEVYTAINAAEAFKILKTKPISVLISEVNLPDISAADFLVAAAIEKPDVVMILLSDSRDASIAIRLINEAQVFRYLVKPMQRELLKSTIELAISRHQTLVSAPQLNTRVVANTQLTAPLSQSDAHSLEEALAKVRELAKMRKTY, from the coding sequence ATGCCACACTCACTTCTTATAGTCGATGATGAACCTAACATCGTACAATCGCTTAGCCTGCTCTTTGATGACCATAAAGTTTATACTGCACACAGCGGCTTTGAAGCCTTAGAGTTTTTCAAGCGTGGTGAGCCAATTGATATCATCATTAGTGATCAGCGCATGCCCGGGATGTTAGGTGTTGAACTGCTGCGCGAAGTGTGTCGGATCAGTCCAAATACGGTGCGCATCTTGCTAACAGGCTATTCTGACTTAGATGCAATTATTGAATCCGTTAACGCCGGTGAAATTTTCCGCTACATCAATAAGCCGTGGCAGAGTAACAAACTCAAGGAAACGGTCGCGCTCGCAGGTGAATATGCCGAAAGGCTTAAAAGGACGCCCAGACCTGCGCCAAAGACAGCGAGTACATCAGCAGGGCTACTAAGTACGCTTGGGGTTAATTTACCGCCTACTGCAGTCAAAGAAAATTTGCTCTTCGTTGATCCAAGACCTGCAAACTTACAAGCCTATCAACAAGTGCTGGGTGATAAGTACGAGGTCTACACGGCAATAAATGCAGCAGAAGCCTTCAAAATTTTGAAAACAAAGCCGATTTCTGTACTGATTTCCGAAGTTAATCTACCTGATATCAGCGCAGCAGATTTTCTGGTTGCAGCGGCAATCGAAAAGCCTGATGTAGTAATGATTCTTTTAAGCGACAGCCGTGATGCCAGCATTGCGATTCGTCTCATCAATGAGGCGCAAGTCTTTCGCTATCTCGTCAAGCCGATGCAGCGAGAGCTGCTCAAATCCACGATCGAGCTTGCCATTTCACGCCATCAAACACTGGTAAGCGCACCGCAACTCAACACGCGTGTTGTAGCTAACACACAACTGACAGCACCACTGTCGCAAAGTGATGCACACTCGCTCGAGGAAGCACTGGCTAAAGTGCGCGAACTGGCTAAAATGCGTAAGACCTACTAG
- a CDS encoding lipid-A-disaccharide synthase: protein MSKAISKLFLVAGEASGDLHGAFVLRQTLKALPDLHVFGIGGVRLAELGMQELYRADEVNVVGFVDVAKRIGFLRRVIHDLKTAIVQEKPDAALLIDYPGMNLRLAKFLSEQGVPVIYYIAPQVWAWKENRVEQIRKYVSRLLVVFEFEVEFFQRYGIKAEFVGHPIVEEIAAHEILPKSDFIAQHALAPTQHFLGLLPGSRKSEVIAMLPPMLKAAARLEQECGFRSLLGVANTIDQRLYERVLADAPTKPLFTSAYQTMAYSDLVLVASGTATLETLLFGTPMIVHYKTSRLNYEIGKRLVKIKKIALANIIAEGLAGERKLVPELLQDAMNPETIYHTAKSLLSDSMRMQEIRTRLLAARSKLGSLLPSHEVSKVLIETLRQKKV from the coding sequence ATGTCTAAAGCAATATCCAAATTATTTCTTGTAGCAGGTGAAGCCTCTGGTGATTTGCATGGTGCGTTTGTGCTGCGCCAGACGCTAAAAGCACTGCCAGATTTGCACGTGTTTGGTATCGGTGGTGTGCGCCTTGCAGAACTTGGCATGCAAGAGCTTTATCGCGCAGACGAAGTAAATGTTGTTGGCTTCGTTGATGTTGCCAAACGCATTGGCTTTCTGCGCCGTGTCATACATGATTTGAAGACAGCAATTGTTCAAGAAAAACCCGATGCCGCTCTGCTGATTGATTACCCAGGAATGAACTTGCGGCTCGCCAAATTTTTGAGTGAGCAGGGCGTGCCTGTCATCTACTACATTGCACCGCAGGTGTGGGCATGGAAAGAAAACCGCGTTGAACAAATTCGTAAGTATGTCTCTCGGCTCTTGGTGGTCTTCGAATTTGAAGTAGAGTTTTTCCAGCGCTATGGTATCAAGGCTGAATTTGTCGGTCACCCCATCGTCGAGGAAATTGCTGCACACGAGATACTGCCAAAGTCAGACTTTATAGCGCAGCACGCACTTGCACCGACGCAGCATTTTTTGGGACTGTTGCCCGGTAGCCGCAAAAGTGAAGTGATAGCAATGCTGCCGCCAATGCTCAAGGCAGCCGCACGCTTAGAACAAGAATGTGGCTTTCGGTCTCTCTTAGGTGTAGCTAACACGATTGATCAGAGGCTGTATGAGCGCGTGCTGGCAGATGCTCCTACAAAACCGCTCTTCACCTCTGCCTACCAAACAATGGCATACAGCGACCTTGTACTGGTAGCCTCTGGCACAGCGACACTGGAGACACTACTATTTGGAACCCCAATGATTGTGCATTACAAAACCAGTCGACTCAATTATGAAATCGGCAAACGCTTGGTGAAGATTAAAAAAATTGCATTAGCAAACATTATTGCTGAAGGACTTGCAGGCGAAAGGAAACTTGTGCCTGAACTTTTGCAAGATGCCATGAATCCAGAGACGATTTACCACACGGCAAAATCTCTGCTAAGCGATAGTATGCGAATGCAAGAGATACGCACTCGCTTACTTGCGGCAAGGTCAAAACTTGGTAGTCTATTGCCTTCACACGAAGTCTCAAAAGTGCTGATTGAGACACTACGGCAGAAGAAAGTCTAA
- a CDS encoding DNA polymerase III subunit epsilon: MKWIKQLFARKQSAVELPDNVAPYFNAELPSKKLPIDTLRFVVVDTETTGLNPAKGDRLLSIGAVAIEGLRVDLSQIFFEKIYCERHSPPETIAVHLITPEESRHAPHPSEVLPKFLSFIQSDVLIAHHARFDLAFLNAELQHHYGRDLRNYCLDTIDLAHFLASTNQSSEYLGLNPRQMEEYELGRLAASLNIPVETRHDALNDAITTAQVAAVLLKRLTRAGVLTLQDLLYLSRI, translated from the coding sequence ATGAAGTGGATAAAACAACTCTTTGCACGCAAACAATCAGCGGTTGAGCTCCCTGATAATGTGGCACCGTATTTCAATGCCGAGTTACCTTCAAAAAAATTGCCAATTGATACCTTGCGGTTTGTTGTCGTCGATACAGAAACCACAGGCTTGAATCCTGCAAAAGGCGATCGGTTGCTTTCTATTGGTGCTGTTGCTATTGAAGGACTGCGTGTGGATTTGAGCCAGATCTTTTTTGAGAAAATTTACTGCGAAAGACATTCCCCGCCAGAGACAATCGCCGTGCATCTGATCACACCAGAGGAAAGCCGTCATGCACCGCATCCCTCGGAAGTGTTACCCAAATTTTTGTCCTTCATTCAAAGTGATGTACTGATTGCGCATCATGCCCGTTTTGACTTAGCATTTTTGAATGCAGAACTTCAGCATCACTATGGCAGAGACTTACGCAATTATTGCCTTGATACAATTGACCTAGCACATTTTTTAGCTAGTACCAATCAATCTTCTGAATATCTCGGCTTGAATCCGAGGCAGATGGAAGAGTATGAGTTAGGCAGACTTGCAGCTTCGTTGAATATACCTGTTGAAACGCGCCATGATGCACTCAACGATGCAATTACCACAGCGCAAGTTGCAGCTGTCTTGCTCAAACGCTTAACCAGAGCAGGTGTCTTGACACTGCAAGATTTGCTCTATCTTTCCCGCATTTAA
- a CDS encoding D,D-heptose 1,7-bisphosphate phosphatase: protein MQRIKALFLDRDGTIIYDELGGYVKTIEQVRFVPRAEEALAAAKQAGYKLVLVTNQAGIARGIITEERVQEINHYIQAHLKACGAELDLCYYAPAHPDYPNPRYDHLLSWRKPNAGMIEQAIADFAVQGVELDRTASYLIGDKQIDVACAYRAGLRPILVMTGYGELEKCEEKNTLPYQVASDIYEAIVTFILKREPIDIEKT from the coding sequence ATGCAACGCATAAAAGCACTATTTTTAGACCGAGACGGCACGATTATTTACGATGAACTTGGCGGCTATGTCAAAACGATTGAACAAGTGCGATTTGTCCCCCGTGCAGAAGAAGCACTTGCAGCCGCAAAACAGGCTGGATACAAGCTCGTCTTAGTAACTAATCAAGCTGGCATTGCAAGAGGCATCATCACGGAGGAGCGCGTGCAAGAAATCAATCACTACATTCAAGCGCATCTCAAAGCGTGCGGTGCCGAGCTTGACCTTTGCTACTATGCACCTGCTCATCCTGACTACCCCAATCCACGTTATGACCATCTGCTCTCATGGCGCAAACCTAACGCAGGGATGATTGAACAGGCGATTGCTGATTTTGCAGTGCAAGGTGTTGAACTCGACCGCACAGCGTCGTATCTGATTGGTGATAAACAAATTGATGTCGCATGTGCATACCGTGCAGGACTGCGACCCATCTTGGTGATGACGGGGTACGGCGAATTAGAAAAATGTGAAGAGAAAAATACGCTGCCCTACCAAGTGGCAAGCGATATTTACGAGGCAATTGTGACATTCATTTTGAAGCGCGAACCGATTGATATAGAAAAAACTTAA
- a CDS encoding proline dehydrogenase, with protein sequence MQAPPSVLSLLSNDAVLRLSDFDGTELAFKRLSNRDLQRRRWLFRLMNSPRLNKFGIAALRMAIKWHLPVEPLIKATLFRQFCGGETADDCAATVAELAQANIKTILDYAVEGECSEAGFERVTQMVLQNIAYAKVNPAIPFAVFKVTGIARFELLEKVSAKHALSGAEKIEWEKVKERLRRITTAAEAANVPVMMDAEESWIQDAIDELAMSAMRQHNRQRAMVFNTIQLYRRDRLEFLKASFAEAEAKGFYLGVKLVRGAYMEKERERAAQLGYPSPIHDTKSDTDRDYDAALDFCLAHLDRIAVCAGTHNEVSSLKLANALDNPGHPHVYFSQLYGMGDHISYTLAANGFNVTKYVPFGAVRDVLPYLMRRAEENSALSGYVSRELRLIEAEVARRRKML encoded by the coding sequence ATGCAAGCACCGCCATCTGTACTCTCCCTGCTATCCAACGATGCTGTACTGCGTCTGAGCGATTTCGACGGTACGGAACTTGCTTTCAAACGGTTGAGCAATCGAGACCTGCAGCGAAGGCGCTGGCTGTTTCGGCTAATGAACAGTCCGAGGCTTAACAAATTTGGCATTGCGGCGTTGCGCATGGCAATCAAGTGGCATTTGCCTGTTGAACCGCTTATCAAGGCGACACTTTTCCGACAATTCTGCGGCGGTGAGACGGCAGACGACTGTGCTGCAACTGTAGCAGAGCTGGCACAGGCCAATATCAAGACTATCTTGGATTACGCCGTCGAGGGTGAGTGCAGTGAAGCAGGCTTTGAGCGTGTTACTCAAATGGTCTTGCAAAACATTGCCTACGCAAAAGTAAATCCAGCCATTCCCTTTGCGGTCTTCAAAGTTACAGGCATTGCGCGTTTTGAGCTGCTTGAGAAAGTAAGCGCAAAGCATGCGTTATCTGGTGCAGAAAAGATTGAGTGGGAAAAAGTAAAAGAGCGTCTCAGGCGCATCACCACAGCAGCGGAAGCAGCAAATGTCCCTGTGATGATGGACGCTGAAGAATCTTGGATTCAAGATGCGATTGATGAACTTGCTATGAGCGCAATGCGTCAGCATAACCGCCAGCGCGCTATGGTCTTCAATACCATTCAACTCTATCGGCGCGATCGGTTGGAATTTCTCAAAGCGTCCTTTGCTGAGGCAGAAGCAAAAGGATTTTACTTAGGCGTCAAACTTGTGCGTGGCGCCTATATGGAAAAGGAGCGCGAGCGTGCGGCACAGCTGGGCTACCCGTCACCAATTCATGACACCAAAAGTGATACCGACCGAGATTACGACGCAGCACTGGATTTTTGCCTGGCGCATTTAGACCGCATCGCGGTGTGTGCAGGTACACATAATGAGGTGAGCAGTCTCAAACTGGCTAATGCCTTAGATAATCCTGGGCATCCTCATGTCTATTTTTCACAACTCTATGGCATGGGGGATCATATTTCCTACACACTGGCGGCAAACGGGTTTAATGTGACCAAATATGTCCCGTTTGGGGCTGTACGAGATGTTTTGCCATATCTAATGCGGCGCGCTGAAGAAAATTCTGCACTCTCAGGCTATGTGAGCCGCGAACTTCGCCTAATCGAGGCAGAAGTGGCGCGTCGGCGAAAAATGTTGTGA
- a CDS encoding flavodoxin FldA (An electron-transfer protein; flavodoxin binds one FMN molecule, which serves as a redox-active prosthetic group) translates to DAIGAIANAVVARGAQAFGLWPRAGYEFEQSKGLYDEQHFWGLVLDFENQSDLTDQRIKQWCAQIREELGIDAQA, encoded by the coding sequence GACGCTATCGGAGCGATTGCCAATGCGGTTGTCGCGCGCGGGGCACAGGCGTTTGGACTATGGCCACGCGCAGGCTACGAGTTTGAGCAATCAAAAGGGCTATATGATGAGCAGCACTTCTGGGGACTGGTGCTCGATTTTGAAAATCAAAGTGATTTGACCGATCAGCGTATTAAGCAGTGGTGCGCGCAAATTCGCGAGGAACTCGGCATTGACGCTCAAGCATAG
- a CDS encoding glycogen synthase GlgA, with protein MPKKLKVLFVAGEVVPFAKTGGLADVMGSLPQAVEDCGNESRIMMPKYGVINDRKFRLHDVLRLKDIPIPIGNKTELLSVKVTALPSSKIQTYFLYNENYFKRDGLYVSPSTKKDYQDNDERFIFFNRATLETLKALGWKPDVIHCNDWMTALIPAYLKLVYKDDPFFKNVKTVYTIHNIAYQGAFHKSALQKSGLPESEFTPEGLEFYDSFNFMKIGIVYADAITTVSEKYAEEIRTDDELSCGMKGILNKRKKDLYGILNGIDENIWSPELDEFIEKNYNADDLAAKLENKQALQRRLKLPYNEKIPIIATISRLVDHKGFDLIIEAFDKIMALDLQFVLLGTGEKEYEDFFRKMAGKYPEKFSATISFNDELAHLIEAGADMFLMPSKYEPCGMNQMYSLKYGTVPIVRATGGLYDTVKPFKNGKGNGFVFEKYSASDMLKAIKDALEVYKDQKTWVKIVQNGMATDVSWENSAKKYNALYHKIVEGK; from the coding sequence ATGCCAAAGAAACTAAAAGTTCTCTTCGTGGCGGGCGAAGTGGTCCCATTCGCCAAAACAGGTGGGCTTGCCGATGTGATGGGGTCATTGCCGCAAGCGGTGGAAGACTGTGGTAATGAATCAAGAATTATGATGCCAAAATACGGCGTGATTAACGACCGTAAGTTTCGTCTGCACGATGTCTTACGCCTCAAAGACATTCCAATCCCGATTGGCAACAAAACCGAGCTGCTGAGCGTGAAGGTAACCGCCCTACCATCAAGTAAAATTCAAACCTACTTCCTCTATAACGAAAACTACTTCAAGCGCGATGGGCTCTATGTCAGCCCTTCCACGAAGAAGGACTATCAGGACAACGACGAGCGCTTCATTTTCTTTAATCGTGCCACACTCGAGACACTCAAAGCCTTAGGCTGGAAACCCGACGTGATTCACTGCAATGACTGGATGACCGCGCTGATTCCTGCCTATCTGAAACTTGTCTATAAAGACGATCCTTTCTTCAAAAATGTCAAGACCGTCTACACAATTCACAACATTGCGTATCAAGGCGCATTTCATAAGAGCGCATTGCAAAAATCGGGCTTGCCTGAATCTGAATTCACGCCCGAAGGCTTGGAATTCTACGACAGTTTTAACTTTATGAAAATTGGCATCGTCTACGCTGATGCCATCACGACGGTCTCCGAAAAATACGCTGAAGAAATCCGCACCGACGATGAACTTTCCTGCGGCATGAAAGGCATTCTCAATAAGCGAAAAAAAGATCTCTACGGCATTCTCAACGGTATAGATGAAAATATCTGGTCGCCAGAGCTCGATGAGTTTATTGAGAAAAATTACAATGCCGATGATCTTGCAGCAAAACTTGAAAACAAACAAGCCCTACAGCGCCGATTGAAATTGCCCTACAATGAAAAGATCCCGATTATAGCAACTATCTCACGGCTGGTTGATCATAAAGGCTTCGATCTGATAATTGAAGCCTTTGACAAAATTATGGCGCTGGATTTACAATTTGTGTTGCTCGGCACTGGCGAAAAAGAGTACGAAGATTTCTTCCGCAAAATGGCGGGCAAATATCCCGAAAAATTCAGTGCGACCATTTCCTTCAACGATGAACTTGCACACCTCATTGAAGCCGGCGCCGATATGTTCCTGATGCCAAGCAAATACGAGCCTTGCGGAATGAATCAGATGTATAGCCTTAAGTATGGCACCGTGCCAATTGTGCGTGCAACAGGCGGACTGTACGACACCGTCAAACCGTTCAAGAATGGTAAAGGCAACGGCTTTGTCTTTGAGAAGTATTCGGCAAGCGATATGCTCAAAGCTATCAAAGATGCACTTGAAGTCTATAAAGATCAAAAGACTTGGGTCAAAATCGTGCAGAACGGGATGGCAACCGATGTCTCTTGGGAAAACTCTGCAAAGAAATACAATGCGCTCTACCACAAAATTGTGGAAGGTAAATAA
- the dprA gene encoding DNA-protecting protein DprA, translating to MQPSDAAFMLELLALSRAPSIGAARLRAVVSFFHDPSRARDATPSELMRIEGIGEQIAHSLYTYLRSTDYRAAHIAAERQLEQAQKLGAKILTLWDSAYPTLLKDIYDAPPYLFVRGTLAQHALRIAVVGTRHPTEYGKNVTRKLTAALANAQAEIVSGLAFGIDILAHQTALESGTRTLAVLGSGVDTIYTDPKGKLYPKIIEHGAILSEEWLGTVPIAENFPKRNRIISGLSQGVLIVESDVKGGAMITARYALDQNREVFAVPGSIYSHKSNGTNALIRDNRAKLVMSAEDILSELHVETRSTPEDPTLTLPDLSPEELKVYQALSDTPMHIDDLCDSTGLDVSDALIILFELELKNCAKQLPGKFFQRA from the coding sequence ATGCAGCCAAGTGATGCAGCATTCATGCTCGAGCTTCTTGCGCTCTCCAGAGCGCCGTCTATTGGTGCAGCACGATTACGGGCAGTGGTCTCTTTTTTTCATGACCCCAGTCGCGCCCGAGATGCTACGCCCTCAGAACTCATGCGCATTGAAGGCATTGGTGAACAAATTGCACACTCACTTTATACCTACCTGCGCAGCACAGACTACCGCGCAGCACATATTGCTGCAGAACGCCAACTCGAGCAAGCTCAAAAACTGGGTGCAAAAATTTTAACGCTATGGGATTCCGCCTATCCTACGCTGCTCAAAGACATTTATGATGCGCCGCCTTACCTTTTTGTGCGTGGCACACTGGCTCAGCATGCGCTGCGTATTGCTGTTGTGGGCACACGCCACCCGACCGAATACGGCAAGAATGTAACACGGAAACTCACCGCAGCGTTAGCTAATGCACAAGCTGAAATCGTAAGCGGGTTAGCCTTTGGCATAGATATTCTGGCACATCAGACTGCATTGGAATCAGGCACGCGTACACTGGCAGTTTTAGGCTCTGGCGTCGACACCATTTACACCGACCCCAAAGGCAAACTTTACCCTAAAATTATTGAGCATGGTGCGATTCTCTCTGAAGAGTGGCTAGGCACAGTGCCAATTGCTGAAAACTTTCCGAAGCGTAACCGCATCATTTCAGGGCTCTCGCAAGGCGTGCTGATTGTGGAATCGGATGTCAAGGGCGGCGCAATGATCACGGCAAGATATGCGCTTGATCAAAACCGTGAGGTCTTTGCTGTGCCCGGCAGCATTTATTCGCACAAGTCCAATGGAACAAATGCACTGATTCGCGACAACAGAGCAAAATTAGTCATGAGCGCAGAAGATATTCTCTCTGAACTGCACGTGGAAACGCGCAGCACGCCCGAAGACCCTACACTTACTCTGCCAGACCTTTCCCCCGAAGAACTCAAAGTCTATCAAGCGCTTTCCGATACACCAATGCACATTGATGATCTTTGTGACAGCACAGGGCTTGATGTATCAGATGCACTGATCATTTTGTTTGAGTTGGAACTAAAAAATTGTGCCAAACAATTGCCCGGCAAGTTTTTTCAGCGTGCTTGA